One Mycolicibacterium rufum genomic window, GCCGTTCTTCAACGCCTGGGAGCTCAAGGGCCGGTTCCCCGACATCCTGAACAACCCGGCGTCGGGGGAGACCGCCCGCAAGCTGTACGACGACGCGCAGGAAATGCTCGACACCCTGATCAAGGAGAAGTGGCTCACCGCCAACGGGGTGATCGGCTTCTTCCCGGCGAACGCGGTCGGCGACGACATCGAGGTCTACACCGACGAGAGCCGCACCGAGGTGCTCACGACGCTGCGCAACCTGCGCCAGCAGGGCGAGCACCGCGAGGGCATCCCGAACCGCAGCCTGGGCGACTTCGTCGCCCCCAAGGACACGGGTCTGGCCGACTACGTCGGCGCGTTCGCCGTCACCGCGGGACTGGGCAGCGCGGAGAAGATCATCGAGTTCAAGGCGGCCCACGACGACTACAACGCGATCCTGCTGGAGTCACTGGCCGACCGGCTGGCCGAGGCGTTCGCCGAACGCATGCATCAGCGGGTCCGCACGGAGTTCTGGGGCTACCAGCCCGAGGAGCATCTCGACAACGACGCGCTGATCGGCGAGAAGTACGTCGGCATCCGTCCGGCGCCCGGCTACCCGGCCTGCCCCGAGCACACCGAGAAGTCGACGCTGTGGGAGCTGATGGACGTCACGACACGCACCGGCATCGAGCTCACCGAGTCGATGGCGATGTGGCCCGGGGCCGCCGTGAGCGGGTGGTACTTCTCGCATCCGCAGTCGCAGTACTTCGTCGTCGGCCGGCTGGCCCAGGACCAGGTCGCCGACTACGCCAAGCGCAAGGGCTGGACGCTGGCCGAGGCGGAGCGCTGGCTCGCCCCGAACCTGGGCTACAACCCGGAGGACTGATCCGGGCGCGTCAGTCGTCGTAGACGACGACGTTGTCGGCGACGGCGTTGCGCGGGATGTCGAGGAAGTTGGCCGCGAAGGCAGGGTCGGCGTAGCCGATGCAGATCCCGCACAGCGGGGTCAGCTCGTCGGGGATGTCGAGTTGTACGCGCACCACGTCGGGATAGAGCGCGGTGGAGACCTGCACGCAGCTGTCCAGTCCGCGGTCGGTGAGCGCGAGCAGCAGCGTCTGCAGGAACATGCCGACACCGATCGCATCGGGCAGGCCCAGATCGCGGTGCATGCACACGATCCCCGCCAGCGGTGCGCGGAAGAAGTCCCAGTTGCGCAGCTGGGCGTTCCACCGGCCCTCGCTGTCTCCGCGCGCGACGCCCATCGCGCCGTAGACCTGCGCGCCGAGGGCGCGACGCAGGTGGTTGTGGGACTCCGGGATGCCCATCGCAGGCGGCGGCGCAGCGCGCACCGCGGCGGCCAGCGCGGCGCCCAGACGGTCGCGCCGGGCGCCGGTGGCCAGGAACACCCGCCACGGTTGCACGTTGGAGTTCGACGGCGCCCGCATCGCCAGCGCCAGCGCCTCGTCGAGCAGCTCCCGCGGCACCGGCTTGTCGGGCAGAAACATCCGGGTGGAGTGCCGGCGCCTCACCACCGCGTCGAGCTCGCCCATCACGACAGCGGGGCGGCGGGCACGCGGCGATCGCGGCGTGCCTCGAGTTCGGCGTCGTCGACGAGGACGAACATGTCGACGCCGGGCCGGCAGAGCATGGTCACCAGGAAGCGCAGCGGACCGTCGTCGCGGTTGTTGCCGTCGGAGTAGTGGATGACGTCGCCGCCCGGCTCCCAGAACGCCTCGCCGGCGGTGATGACGCGCGGCGCCTCGCCCTCGAGTTCGAAGAGCATCTCGCCCTCGAGGACGTAGCCGAAGCAGGGGCCGCCGGGGTGGCGGTGCGGGGGCGCGCCTGCGTCGCCGGGTCCCCACTCGATGACCGCGGTCATCGCCTCGGCGCCGTCGGGGATGTGCGGCGGCGTGACGGACTGCAGCAGAGTCATCGCCGTCATCAGTCGTTGCATCTGGTCGGACATGGCGGGCCTTCCGGTCGTCGGGGATCTCCTCCTTCGACCGTGGCACCGCAGCGGTCCCGGGGGACCCTTGACAGTCCGTAGTCTCGCCCCGGCCCCGGAACGCGCGGTTCGCGCCGAGAGGCCGTCTCATGACACAATCGCGGGGTGCGAGCGGTGTTGTGGGACATGGACGGCACGCTCGTGGACTCCGAAAAGCTGTGGGACATCTCACTGTCCGCGCTCTATGAGTCGCTGGGCGGATCGATGAGCCGCGAGACCAGGACCGCACTCGTCGGCGCATCGGCCGACGAGACGATGGCCACGGTGTACGCCGAACTCGGTCTGGAGCTCGACCCGCGCGCGATGGCGGACTCGATTCGCTGGCTGCACGAGCACACCGCCGGGTTGTTCGACGACGGACTGCCGTGGTGCGACGGCGCCCGCGACATGCTGGAAGCGCTTGCGGCCGACGGCACCCCGATGGCGCTGGTGACCAATACCCAGCGTGCGCTGACCGAGCGGGCGCTGAACAGCATTGGGCGGCACTACTTTTCGGTCACCGTGTGCGCTGACGAGGTGCCCAGCGGAAAACCCGCCCCCGATCCGTACCTGCGTGCGGCCCACCTGCTGGGCCTGTCGGCCTCGGAGTGCCTGGCCGTCGAGGACTCCGTGACCGGCACCGCCGCGGCGGAGAAGGCCGGCTGCGCGGTGCTGGTGGTACCCAACGACGTCCCGGTGCCCGGAGGCATCCGGCGACGGCACGCCGATTCGCTGGCCGGGCTGAGCGCCGACGATCTGCGCCGCATCTACCGCGAGATCGATCGCGAACTGCGCAGCGCGTAAAGACGCGCACTTGTGGGAATGCCCCCCACCGCTGTGCGCGAGTGATTGAATGTGACGCGTATCACGCGGGCGGTGCGGGAAGGGTGTGTGATGGCCGGTCAAGGTGGTCCAGCGGCAGACGGTCCGGAGATCTTCTCCGGTGACGAGAACTTCTCGTCGGGCAAGACGGCGATCCGGATCGCGTCGGTCGCGGCGCTCGGCGGCCTGCTGTTCGGTTACGACAGCGCCGTGATCAACGGCGCGGTCGATTCCATCCAGGAGGACTTCGGCATCGGCAACGCCGAGCTGGGTTTCGCGGTCGCCTCGGCGCTGCTCGGTGCCGCCGCGGGTGCGATGACGGCGGGCCGGATCGCCGACAAGATCGGCCGGATCGCGGTGATGAAGATCGCCGCGGTGCTGTTCCTCATCAGTGCCTTCGGTACCGGTTTCGCGCACGAGGTGTGGACCGTGGTGCTGTTCCGCATCGTCGGCGGCATCGGCGTCGGTGTCGCCTCGGTGATCGCGCCGGCCTACATCGCCGAGACGTCGCCGCCCGGGATCCGCGGCCGGCTCGGTTCGCTGCAGCAGCTGGCCATCGTCTCGGGCATCTTCGCGTCGTTCGCCATCAACTATCTGCTGCAGTGGCTCGCCGGCGGACCCAACGAGCCGCTGTGGTTCGGCCTGGACGCGTGGCGCTGGATGTTCCTCGCCATGGCGGTGCCCGCGGTGCTCTACGGCGTGCTCGCCTTCACGATCCCCGAGTCGCCGCGCTATCTGGTGGCCAGCCACAAGATCCCGGAAGCCCGCCGCGTGCTGACCATGCTGCTCGGACAGAAGAACCTGGAGATCACGATCACGCGGATCCAGGAGACCCTCGAGCGCGAGGACAAGCCGTCCTGGCGCGACATGAAGAAACCGACCGGCGGCCTCTACGGCATCGTCTGGGTCGGCCTCGGTCTGTCGATCTTCCAGCAGTTCGTCGGCATCAACGTGATCTTCTACTACAGCAACGTGCTGTGGCAGGCCGTCGGATTCAGCGCCGACGAGTCGGCGATCTACACCGTGATCACCTCGGTCATCAACGTGCTGACCACGCTGATCGCGATCGCGCTGATCGACAAGATCGGCCGCAAGCCGCTGCTGCTGATCGGCTCGACGGGCATGGCGATCACGCTCATCACGATGGCGGTGATCTTCGGCAATGCCACGGTCAATCCGGACGGCACCCCGAGCCTGCCCGGCGCCTCGGGCATCGTCGCGCTGATCGCGGCCAACCTGTTCGTCGTCGCGTTCGGCATGTCGTGGGGTCCGGTGGTGTGGGTGCTGCTCGGCGAGATGTTCCCCAACCGGATCCGCGCCGCGGCGCTGGGCCTGGCCGCCGCCGGACAGTGGGCGGCCAACTGGCTCATCACCGTCACGTTCCCCGGCCTGCGTGAGCACCTCGGTCTGGCCTACGGCTTCTACGGGCTGTGCGCGGTGCTGTCC contains:
- a CDS encoding sugar porter family MFS transporter produces the protein MAGQGGPAADGPEIFSGDENFSSGKTAIRIASVAALGGLLFGYDSAVINGAVDSIQEDFGIGNAELGFAVASALLGAAAGAMTAGRIADKIGRIAVMKIAAVLFLISAFGTGFAHEVWTVVLFRIVGGIGVGVASVIAPAYIAETSPPGIRGRLGSLQQLAIVSGIFASFAINYLLQWLAGGPNEPLWFGLDAWRWMFLAMAVPAVLYGVLAFTIPESPRYLVASHKIPEARRVLTMLLGQKNLEITITRIQETLEREDKPSWRDMKKPTGGLYGIVWVGLGLSIFQQFVGINVIFYYSNVLWQAVGFSADESAIYTVITSVINVLTTLIAIALIDKIGRKPLLLIGSTGMAITLITMAVIFGNATVNPDGTPSLPGASGIVALIAANLFVVAFGMSWGPVVWVLLGEMFPNRIRAAALGLAAAGQWAANWLITVTFPGLREHLGLAYGFYGLCAVLSGLFVWRWVMETKGVSLEDMHAEVLHENKTAAS
- a CDS encoding nitroreductase, whose amino-acid sequence is MGELDAVVRRRHSTRMFLPDKPVPRELLDEALALAMRAPSNSNVQPWRVFLATGARRDRLGAALAAAVRAAPPPAMGIPESHNHLRRALGAQVYGAMGVARGDSEGRWNAQLRNWDFFRAPLAGIVCMHRDLGLPDAIGVGMFLQTLLLALTDRGLDSCVQVSTALYPDVVRVQLDIPDELTPLCGICIGYADPAFAANFLDIPRNAVADNVVVYDD
- a CDS encoding cupin domain-containing protein, with the translated sequence MSDQMQRLMTAMTLLQSVTPPHIPDGAEAMTAVIEWGPGDAGAPPHRHPGGPCFGYVLEGEMLFELEGEAPRVITAGEAFWEPGGDVIHYSDGNNRDDGPLRFLVTMLCRPGVDMFVLVDDAELEARRDRRVPAAPLS
- a CDS encoding HAD family hydrolase, translating into MRAVLWDMDGTLVDSEKLWDISLSALYESLGGSMSRETRTALVGASADETMATVYAELGLELDPRAMADSIRWLHEHTAGLFDDGLPWCDGARDMLEALAADGTPMALVTNTQRALTERALNSIGRHYFSVTVCADEVPSGKPAPDPYLRAAHLLGLSASECLAVEDSVTGTAAAEKAGCAVLVVPNDVPVPGGIRRRHADSLAGLSADDLRRIYREIDRELRSA